In a single window of the Synergistaceae bacterium genome:
- the pyrR gene encoding bifunctional pyr operon transcriptional regulator/uracil phosphoribosyltransferase PyrR — MKEKAKIMDAQAMERALSRIAHEIIEKNKGVTDVVLIGVQRRGVPLAQLLAENIEKAEGVKTPVGVLDITFYRDDLSLVNEHPVLNDTDIPFNLTGRVVILVDDVLFTGRTVRAAMDALMDSGRPRAIQLAVLVDRGHRELPIRADYVGKNVPTSRSEMIAVRIAPFEPVNEVVLMDLEGQGMYARP, encoded by the coding sequence TCGCCCACGAGATCATTGAGAAGAACAAGGGCGTGACGGACGTGGTTCTGATCGGCGTTCAGCGCAGAGGCGTTCCTCTGGCGCAATTGCTGGCGGAAAATATTGAAAAAGCGGAAGGCGTCAAAACTCCCGTGGGAGTTCTGGACATCACTTTTTACCGGGACGACCTTTCTCTGGTGAACGAACATCCCGTCCTGAACGACACGGATATTCCCTTCAACCTTACGGGTCGCGTGGTGATTCTGGTCGATGACGTGCTCTTTACGGGGCGGACCGTTCGCGCCGCCATGGACGCGCTGATGGACAGCGGACGTCCACGGGCCATTCAGCTTGCCGTGCTGGTGGACCGGGGACATCGGGAACTGCCCATACGCGCCGACTACGTGGGGAAGAACGTCCCCACCTCCCGCAGCGAGATGATCGCCGTTCGGATAGCGCCCTTCGAGCCCGTCAACGAGGTTGTGCTGATGGACCTGGAAGGCCAGGGCATGTATGCCAGACCGTAA